The Mesorhizobium loti DNA segment CCGGCCGACGGCGTCAACGCGAATTTCATCACCAAGGCCACTGCTCCCGACGCCCTGGAGAAATTGAAGGGGTCGATCGCCCGTGTGCCGATGTATGCGGGTGAGCCTGTGCGGCGTTCCAAGCTGATCGGCGAGGGGCAGAGCTTCATGTCGTCCATCCTGCCTTCCGGGATGCGCGCGGTCGCCACAACCATATCGGCCGACACTTCGGCCGGCGGCTTCATCCTTCCAAACGATTTCGTCGACGTCATCATGACCCGCAGGGCGGATGCCAGTGGCGGCGGCACCGGTTTCAACACCGAAACCATCCTCAAGAACATCCGCGTCCTGGCAATCGACCAGACCATTCAGGAGGACGAGGAGGGTAAGAAGACCAGGGTCGGCCAGACCGCCACGCTGGAACTCACGCCCAAACAGGCTGAGATCATCACCGTCGCCCAGCAGATGGCCGATCGCCTGACCCTGGCGCTGCGGGCGATCACGGACACCCAGGAAAAGAATGTGGATGAGGCCGACTATCTCGTTTCCGGCAATGGCCGCAAGGGAACGGTGAGACTGATCAAGTCGGGTGAAGTTTCCGAAGTAGGGGCAAGGAAATGAGGCTAAGCGGTAAACTGCCGGCAATCATAGCCGCGGCATTCGGCCTGCTGCTCGTCGGAACGAATGTGCAGGGCGTTGTCGAGGCGAAAAGCACAAAGGTGACGGCCACGACCGCCAACCAACGCGTCAAGCTTGGCCTCAACAAATCGGTGGTCATAGACCTGCCGAGCGATGCCTACGACATTCTTGTCGCCAATCCGACCGTTGCCGATGCGGTGACCCGCACCGCAAGGCGTATCTACCTGTTCGGCAAAGCAGTCGGCGAAACCAACATCTTCGTCTTCGGCCCGAACGGCGAACAGATCGCCAGCCTGGATCTGGCCGTCGAACGCGACGTTGCCGGCCTGGAGGACTACATCAAGCGCTTCCTTCCGACCTCGGACATCAAGGTGGAACTGCTGAACGACAACGTCATCTTGACCGGAACGGTCGACACGCCGCTGGACGCGAAGCGGGCAGTGGACCTGGCGACGATATTCGTCTCGGGCGGTGAAGCGACGACGGGTCAGTATTCGCAGACCGCGGCAGGCGGCTCGGCCCAGAGTGGCGTCGACATCAACAACCCCGACCAGGAACGCCGTACCAGCAAGATCGTCAACCTGCTGCAGATCATCGGCGACGACCAGGTCACGCTGAAGGTTACCGTCGCCGAGGTCAGCCGCTCTGTGATGAAACAGCTCGGCGTCAACATGGTCGGCAACGGCGGCAGCAACGGCATCAGCTATGGCGCGCTCAGCGACAATTTCACCGGATTGGGCAAGCAGCTGTCGAATTCGGGCTTCAACATCGGCAACTCGGCACTGATGGCCTATATCAACGCCATGGAGCAGTCCGGGGTCATGAAGACGCTGGCTGAGCCGACCTTGACCGCCGTATCCGGCGAGAAGGCGACCTTCAAGGTCGGTGGCGAATACAACATGGTGTCCGGCGTTTCCCAGAACGTATCCACCGACAACCAGACCGGCTTGAAAACCTATACCATCGACAAGATCGAGTATGGCATCGGCCTGGAATTCCAGCCGGTGGTGCTGTCCCCCGGCCGCATCAGCCTGAAGGTCAGAACCTCGGTTTCCGAACCGACGACCGAAGGATCCGTGTCGCTTTCCTCTGGCGTAACGAGCCCCGGCACGAATATCCTGTCGCTGCGCAAGCGTCTTGCCGATACGACGGTCGAATTGCCCTCGGGCGGTTCCATGATGATCGCCGGCCTGGTTCGCGACGATGTCAGGCAGGCCGTCAACGGCCTGCCCGGACTGACGAAGATTCCCGTGCTTGGAGCGCTCTTCCGCAGCAGGGACTTCGTGCGCAACGAAAGCGAGCTCGTCATCATCATCACGCCCTATCTGACGAAGCCGGTGGCACGCAACGATCTCGCCAAGCCGGACGACAATTTCAATCCTCCGAGCGACGGCGCCGGCATGTTCCTAGGCAAGGTCAATCGCGTCTACGGCACCATGCAGACCAACAAGCCCAACGGCCGGTACCACGGCGTTGTCGGCTACATCTACAAGTGAATGGGAAAGCGGACATGTCTCAGTCAGCGTTGAAGACAAGGACCATCGCCTCGACGATGTGCACCGGCCGTTCGCGGGCCGGCCTGCGGGCGCTGCCGCTCCTGGCGGTGGCGGTGACGGCCTTGCTGGCCGGCTGCGCCCAGCGCGACAGCATCACCGTTGGCGCCATTCCGGACGACTATCGCACCAACCATCCGATCGTCATCGCCGAGAAGAACCAGAAGATCGACCTGCCTGTCGGCGCCGGCGACCGTGGCATGACCGGCTCGCAGCGCGACACGCTGCTCGGTTTCCTCGACGGTTATGACAAGAGTGCCGCGCCGACATTGACCATCCAGATTCCGAGCGGATCGGCCAATGAGGTCGCGGCGTCGGCGGCCGGCCGTGATTTCGCCAGGCTCGCGGTCGCCAGCGGCATCAAGCGCAACCGCATCGTCGTGGTCTCCTATCAGGCTGGATCTAGCGAGACATCCGCGCCGGTTCGCGTCTCTTTTATCGCCGTGAGAGCCCAGACCGACAAATGCGGCCGCTGGCCCGACGATCTCGCTGAGACCTCGGAAAACAAGCACTATGCCGACTTCGGCTGCTCCTATCAGAACAATCTCGCCGCCCAGGTTGCGAATCCGTCCGACCTGCTCGGGCCGCGCAAGCAGACCACCATCGACGCGGAAAATCGCGGTGCGGTGATCGATATCTACCGCAGCAGGGGTATTTCGGATGAATTCCTCGGCAATTCGGAAGTGACGTACTGAGCCGAGCCTCGAGGAAAGAGAAGCCACGGAAAGAGCATGACCATGAGCAACCTTGCCTATGACGCCACCGTGGACGGCGGTGATACATCACCGCAGGACATCGCCGCGATGCA contains these protein-coding regions:
- a CDS encoding pilus assembly protein cpaB, whose product is MAAAGGAGYVAKNMVAAPPPQIVVDSGTQAPAVPLQDVLVLSGDVAMGNALQNNISWQSWPADGVNANFITKATAPDALEKLKGSIARVPMYAGEPVRRSKLIGEGQSFMSSILPSGMRAVATTISADTSAGGFILPNDFVDVIMTRRADASGGGTGFNTETILKNIRVLAIDQTIQEDEEGKKTRVGQTATLELTPKQAEIITVAQQMADRLTLALRAITDTQEKNVDEADYLVSGNGRKGTVRLIKSGEVSEVGARK
- a CDS encoding type II and III secretion system protein, translated to MRLSGKLPAIIAAAFGLLLVGTNVQGVVEAKSTKVTATTANQRVKLGLNKSVVIDLPSDAYDILVANPTVADAVTRTARRIYLFGKAVGETNIFVFGPNGEQIASLDLAVERDVAGLEDYIKRFLPTSDIKVELLNDNVILTGTVDTPLDAKRAVDLATIFVSGGEATTGQYSQTAAGGSAQSGVDINNPDQERRTSKIVNLLQIIGDDQVTLKVTVAEVSRSVMKQLGVNMVGNGGSNGISYGALSDNFTGLGKQLSNSGFNIGNSALMAYINAMEQSGVMKTLAEPTLTAVSGEKATFKVGGEYNMVSGVSQNVSTDNQTGLKTYTIDKIEYGIGLEFQPVVLSPGRISLKVRTSVSEPTTEGSVSLSSGVTSPGTNILSLRKRLADTTVELPSGGSMMIAGLVRDDVRQAVNGLPGLTKIPVLGALFRSRDFVRNESELVIIITPYLTKPVARNDLAKPDDNFNPPSDGAGMFLGKVNRVYGTMQTNKPNGRYHGVVGYIYK
- a CDS encoding pilus assembly protein cpaD, which translates into the protein MCTGRSRAGLRALPLLAVAVTALLAGCAQRDSITVGAIPDDYRTNHPIVIAEKNQKIDLPVGAGDRGMTGSQRDTLLGFLDGYDKSAAPTLTIQIPSGSANEVAASAAGRDFARLAVASGIKRNRIVVVSYQAGSSETSAPVRVSFIAVRAQTDKCGRWPDDLAETSENKHYADFGCSYQNNLAAQVANPSDLLGPRKQTTIDAENRGAVIDIYRSRGISDEFLGNSEVTY